The DNA segment GTGTCTACGCGACTGCGAGGCGGGGCGCGCCATTGGTCCAGCGCAGGCCCAGACCAACGGTGCGGTTCTGGAATTTGCTTTGAGCTATTTATTTGTAAACAGCGAGCCATTCCGTGTGAAACGTTACGAGAATACGCGTACGTTTCCTACCCCGAACCGTGTCCGTGGCCTATCGTGGTCGCGTTTCTTCTCTGCTCCGTTTCGCGCTGCGCGCTCTTCATTTCATGCGACCTGCGCTGTGGGCACGTAATTGAGGACGGAACAAGTTGCTGTTCACTCGGCGTGGTGAGCGATAAGAAAGAAACAACCGATGAATGGAAATCCGAATCGCTTGCTCGCCCGCATTGAAGTGCTGTACCATGGGCACTCATTTCGCGAAATTACAGCGAATTTGTGAACTGCGGCTTCCTGCGGCTCGTCACAGATGCCGGCTCAacgaattgttgttgttgttgcctcaaaataTAGCGCGCTAACTcacatcgtcgtcttcgtcgacaGATGTTGGGTGTAATTCGCTTGACCTTTCTGTGTCAGTGTTACCTTTTTTGTTCTTGAATAACGTGCAATGCTGATTACATGAACGGTTACCCGTTGGCGAGATTAGGATAGCGCTAACGCCGGAGTATTTGATGAGGACTCCATGTTGCTTTACAGTGCACAGAACGAAAGCTGTATAGATACACTACGGAAATCTGTAAAAAATTATTCACCAATTAGCCCAGCAGTGGTTGTTTCAGTGGTTTTAATGAGATAACTGGCTGTTTGTGAGTGTAAGATTATTTTATGCTTAATTTTATAACTTGCAGAGCCGGTGAGCACAGTAGTAAGCACTGCTATGTGCTACAACGAGGCTGATACTGAAGCTTCATCAGCAAGTCACTCTATTCTTACTCAGAGTAAGTCACGTCGTTTTGTTCTCTGGTTTTCTGATGTAACTGTTGATTATCACGTTATTACTGTGTTCTTGTTCTATAAATTTATTGAGCTCCTAATAAAGACGTTATTGTGATGTAAAAATGAACTTCATTGTCTTGAACGTTTTCAGTGAAAATCAGATAATTACCAGTTGCAACACAGCCGAGTGCCGCTGGCAGTATGACGCGCTTGGGGAGGCGCTTTTTAAAAAGTAACCCCGGCTCATGTGGGAGGATCCGAAACCAGGCAGCCGTATTCAACAGACCCGAAGGCGTGTATATGTAAGTCACAGACTAAGCAAAAAGTAATAAGTGCATTCATGTTCTTCTTGGTCAAAAGAACCCTGATATATCTTCCGGAATATTAAATTTATTATCTTTTTTCCTAAAAATGAAGCTTATCGTGACAGAACACATTTTAAACAGTATAGAGAATGGCAGTGCGTATTTgccattttttgttttattttctgtgTTCAATTTACCAAACTTCTAGGTCATAAAAGAAGGGCTCAATGTTTTTTTTACAGAGTGTGTTCATACGAAGACTATCAATTGCGCGTAAAGTTAGAAGGCACAGAGAAAAGAAGAGATCAGCGCTTGGTCCAGCCTCCACAGACATCCTTGCCATCACAAGTGAACGTGCTACCTCTGAGTTGCAGGTTTGTTGCAGCACATTTTGACAAAATATTGTCTAGTGCTTGGGGTTGCTTAACGTTATGCACACATGTTGAGCTTTGATACATTTGGAAGGAGGAACATGGTATATTTACAAATTATTTACGAATTTCAGTCATTGAATTCATACAGCTTCAGTGGTGTAGTGTATGACATGGAAAGGATAAAGCACCTTCTTCAAATAACCCTTTCCGATAGGTGCAAGGTACACTTGGATCCTTTGCCTTCGTACTTTTTGGTGGAAGAAATTGTAAGTACTGTGTTGGTATTGTTCTAGTGtggaaaaaatacatatttttgtTACGCTTTTCGTAATTATTGCCAATGATTCATTAGAAAATTTGCTGAAACGACTGCTGAAATAACCACCTTAGAAGATAAATATTAATTGCCTTTTGTAGAGCTTGAGCTTTACCCAGCTCTGCTCTTTCCAAGTTTTAAGTTTAGCACTTAAAAAGACAATATAGCAATCACTAAAAGAGTGCAGATTTATGACATACAGAAACGGTCACTACAGAACGAAGTGAAAGGAAGGTGTTTACTAAAAAGTTCATAAGAAGTTTACCCAAGTTTTACACATCAACTGCCGTTCATTATATATAATCACTTTAACCACTGTTCTCTGGTGTTAAGTTTTCGACAGTGGACAAAGAAGCTAAGAAGTTTTGCTATTGGATTGCCAGTGGGACATTGTGAAATAATGTTGATGGTTAGCAGTACGGTTATGGTACACAATATGTATTAAAATATCATAAATAGAACTAGCTACTCTGGAATATAACATGTAGTTACTAGAAGCCAACGCTTCACTTTTATTTTATTGATATTTCTTGTAGCTGTGCAGTGAAGCGGAACTAAGGTTTCGTCTGAGCATAACTGAGTTGGAGAAAAAAGTGGTCAGTGCCCTGAAAGTTTTCTCGGAAAGCCAAGGACACGAGTGCACACTTTTGGACCTAATGAACCACTTACAGCGAAAGACCACATATGCTCGGATAAATGAGGTATGTGCATGAGTCAAACATGTTAAAATGTTCTACGGAACAAGTTGCAAAAAAGAATCTAATTTACAATAACTTGATGGGTACAGCAGAAAATTTAAAATGCTATATTTAACAATGGTAAACTTACTTGGTAAGGTAACTATGTACACCAATTTTTCTGCAGGGCTGTTAGTGAGAACAGTTCATTAGGTTTGTTCTTTCGCAATTGTCTCATCGTGTAGTGCTTCACACCGTTGTACTTATAACACTtgcattgtttgttttttttcatgtttttacaCTTGTATAGATGCCGCTGCCTTCAGGAGAGTTTGCTGTAACTGCTCCCCATATAATCACCAGTACGGCGGGAACCTGTATTTTTGGTGGAAGTCACAAAGAAATTATCCAAGTCACTACTGGCGGTCTGGAGCGTGCCCTCATTCTCTGCCTTTTGGTCTACTACATTAAGAGCCTTCAGTACCCTTATGCTTTTTCCCAAATGCTTTTGTTAACTCAGAAGCTGGTGTTGCCATGTGAAGTTGTGCCTGCGGGagctacatgcaagcgcttgaaGAGTTTTCTTGCATTGTTAAAGAAAAGGAGTATTGCTTAAAAGGAGGTAATTTAAAGAAGTTATTTTTTAGTCTAGTCCAATATAATCATTGTTGCTTGTCAACAACACTTGTGTCTTATCAGACTAAGTCATGAAGTTAATATTCCTGTTTATGATTTCCTGAATAAAAAATTATTCCATTTCATCCCTATGAACTCTTTTTTAAGCAGATTACACATTTGTATGCATATGCAGAAAACCCACTGTACATCCTTTGAGCTGCAATATATGGTGAGGGAGAATTCTATAGTGCCATGCAATATTGCACTGCTATTACAGCCAGCTTAGTAAAATACGTGAAGGGCTTTTTGAAACTAGAATCCCGACCGCTTAATGTATATACTTCCTTATAGTTGTAAAATACATGACTTCTTTTTGCCAATCTTTCTTTAAACCTCGACGCCAACCTAAAAACTGCGAACTATGTATATATGTGCCCTTGGAATAAAAGAGACTACGTTGAAAATAGAAGCATTGTTTATTTCCAACACCGTCGACTGAGGACCTCACTTCTTCTGGAAAATGTAGTTAAATGGTGCTATATATGCCTCATTTAACTACATTTTCCAGAAGACTGGTCCACAGTCGAAGCTGTTAGAAATAAATAACGGTTCTGTTTGCAACACAGTACCTTGTACtattatatatataaatatatatatatatatatatatatatattgtacaagGTGCTGTGTTGAAAACAGAACCGTTATTTATATCtaacagctatatatatatatatatatatatatatatatagttagcaGACGTGTAACCTGTAAAGTGGTACATACACACCACGTAATCCTAAAGGTTACATGCTGTTCTGTATACTTATACTAAGGAGTTCAAATGTATAGGTTACATTTTAACCCTTAAAATATAAGTATACTAGAATTTAAAAATGTGCACCTATAATAGGGGTTACGGGGCTTAGAGTGTATATATAGCCTTGTTGCAATACAAAAAAGGTCATTAGTCAGCGCATGTGTTTCCGATATTTCTTTGTCCTCAACTTATGCGCTGTTTTCCTCTCCGAAGTTCTTTACAGTCTGCGTTAGGCTGGTGTTGCAATGACTCGCAGTAACATCTGCTTTCCTACAGAGGAATCTTTCAATATTTAGAAAaacggaatttcgaaggggcTGCTATTGAAATTCAAACAACATCCTATGGCAGTCTGCCGCAGAAAAGGGCCCATCAACATTAGCCACTATCGACGCAATGTGCAGAGGCGTTTGTAATCCAGCTTCAATAGAGTGGGCCTTGAAGGACAGTTCCGTGAAAACCTGGATCGTCTTGAAGGTGTTGAAGGATGATGTTAGTGGCCGGTCGTGTTGACCTTCCCGAATATCCACGGTGTGGCTGTCTACTCGGTTTCGTTCGTCAGGAGTCCGCACTGTGGTAGTCGTCTGATGTTCTGTCGGCTTCTTCAAAGGTGGGACATCTTAGTGGCTCACAAGTGGCTAAGGTCACAGAACAGCTGTCGCCTCGAGTCTGCCGAATCTGAGATGCGGTGCATCTGTACCATGGTAAGCTGTTGTTGCTAAGCTATGTAGAAATAGGGTGATGGCAAAACAATTAGAAAGGTAAAAGTGAAAGGTAAAAGCCTCTTTTGACAGAAGGCTAGCTCAGGGCCCTGGCAATGCAAAAGTGCATAGGGTTCTTAGATATGTCGACGACTTTTGAGCAGTTTTAAATACTAAACCATGTGTGACTACCACTAACTTGGTGGACGAAATCTTGATGTAATTCAGACAACATGCAAAGG comes from the Dermacentor silvarum isolate Dsil-2018 chromosome 9, BIME_Dsil_1.4, whole genome shotgun sequence genome and includes:
- the LOC125940094 gene encoding uncharacterized protein LOC125940094, with the translated sequence MWEDPKPGSRIQQTRRRVYSVFIRRLSIARKVRRHREKKRSALGPASTDILAITSERATSELQLCSEAELRFRLSITELEKKVVSALKVFSESQGHECTLLDLMNHLQRKTTYARINEMPLPSGEFAVTAPHIITSTAGTCIFGGSHKEIIQVTTGGLERALILCLLVYYIKSLQYPYAFSQMLLLTQKLVLPCEVVPAGATCKRLKSFLALLKKRSIA